GCCGGATCTTCCGAGTGTTCAAACGGCAGATAACAGAATGCGCGCAGCTCGGGTTCGATCAACTGGTCCAGCCCGGCGTCGACCATGCGCTGCGCGTACAGGCGCGCCAGCGGGTCGGTGGCAAACATATGCGCGGTGCCGCGAAAGGCGTTGCGCGGGTACTGATCCAGCAAAATCAGCAAGGCCAGCGCGCCGTGCGCAGTATCCAGCCAGCCTTCCAGCTCGCGACGCGCGGCTTGCATGTGCGTGGTGTGGAACGTGTCGCGAAACGCCGCGTCGAAGGCGTCGTCCTTGGCAAACCAGCGCTTGGGCCCCGCCTGCTTCCAGAACTCAATCACCGACTCGGCCGGTTGCCCGTTCATGCCCGTCATCCTAACCGCCCTCTTTTGCGCAGAGAATGCCCTGCAGATTTCATCATTGACGCCATAAGAATCCATTAAGTTTCCCCTCTGGAGCCGCTCCCGCGTCGGAACGGTCGCGCCACCGCACATAGGGTTTACCTGATGATCCACCGTCTTGCCCAGATTTTCAGTGATTCCAATAGCCAAGTGC
The sequence above is a segment of the Pseudomonas sp. R76 genome. Coding sequences within it:
- a CDS encoding DUF924 family protein — protein: MNGQPAESVIEFWKQAGPKRWFAKDDAFDAAFRDTFHTTHMQAARRELEGWLDTAHGALALLILLDQYPRNAFRGTAHMFATDPLARLYAQRMVDAGLDQLIEPELRAFCYLPFEHSEDPADQQRSLALNQHLDASTYHWAKEHAAIIERFGRFPHRNALLARVTTAQEREFLDKGGFAG